The Tolypothrix sp. PCC 7712 region TTCTCGCAGAGAGTCTTTGACAATGAGAATCTTGCCAGCCCAAGTAATACCCAACCCTCAACCTCCCAAAAAAATAAGTAGGTTTGGTATTGTTATACTTCTGATTGCGAAATTACACCATGTGTTGAAAGATAATTTTCAACAAGTCTCCTTGCGTAAAAGGTTTAGTCAAATAGCCAGAAGCCTTGACTATCTTGGCTTTAGCTCTATCAATCAACCCTGTTTTAGCTGTAACCATAATTACAGGCGTATTTTTAAATTGGGAATGTTTACGCAATAAAGAACATAATTCATACCCATCAAGATGTGGCATGTTAATGTCTAATAAAATTAAGTCAGGTTTGGTGCGAAGAATTTCCATTAAAGCTTTTAATGAATCTGTAACTCCAATGACAGAAAACATCTGCTCATCTAAAAAACTTTTAATAGCATTTAAGACGCTAGGGCTATCATCAATGCAGAAGATAGTGTATAGTTTCTGGTCTGTAGTCGCAGGCTCAAATTGATGAAATTGATTATCTGTCTGCTGCAGGTTCGCAGTTAAATTATCGGAGGTTTCGGCAACTTGATTACTACCTTGCTTTGGGAAAATTGGTGGAGTTGTACCTAAAGATGGCGATGGTGTTTGACGTGCAAATTGTGAACCTGGATTTTGGGAAAATTGCGGTTTAAGATGACCTCTATATAGTGATGATTTATCCCCAAAAGGAGCTGCTCCTCTATATTTTTGACATTGTTCAACTAGTAGGCGTAAATTGAGATAACAAAACTTTGGCAAATCATCTAAAAAACTTTCGGGAATAAATTCGTAACTACCTTCTTCCAACTTCAAAAATGAGTCGAGAACTTCTAACGCCAATTGTTCAATAATAATTCCGGCTTGCGAAGAACTAATATATTTTTGATTGACTAACCAACAAATAGCTAGATAATCTGGATTTGGTATTGCTTGATTTTCGATCCCAGTCTCAAAAATTGCCCGTAACTGTTGATCGATTCCTTTGGGAAGAGTGGAAATTTGCTGACTTAAACGCTGCAAGTGTCTGTAAAGAGACTCAAACATTTTTTCTGAGTAGCAAGCGTAAATCAGTTTACCTTCTTCTATATATATTGACCAAGACCCTGATGAGCTGAATACTTGCAAACACCCAGTTACAGATTTATTTGTGATTTTTTTTAAGAGAGATAATGGCTGTAGCTTTTGAAAAAACCTGTATCTACTAATAGGAAGTGTCTTCATTGGGACGGCTCTAAGATAAAAGCAATATTTTTAATCGAAATTTTTGGAAACCCTTTCTGAGCATTACAGGGATCAAGTTAGAAGTGCTTTTAGATAGACATAGCGCTTTACGTCTAGGCGAGTAGAAGCAAATCTCGCTAACTCCCAACTCCCTGTCACACTAGAGTGCAGTTCGATGCACTCTAGCTTAGTAGAACAGCCATGCTATTTCTTGCCAAATAGCAAAATGGCTATACCTGCTCCCAGGAAACAGTATTCCAAAAATCAGCTTTACTTTCTGTATCTTTCGCTAATCTA contains the following coding sequences:
- a CDS encoding response regulator encodes the protein MKTLPISRYRFFQKLQPLSLLKKITNKSVTGCLQVFSSSGSWSIYIEEGKLIYACYSEKMFESLYRHLQRLSQQISTLPKGIDQQLRAIFETGIENQAIPNPDYLAICWLVNQKYISSSQAGIIIEQLALEVLDSFLKLEEGSYEFIPESFLDDLPKFCYLNLRLLVEQCQKYRGAAPFGDKSSLYRGHLKPQFSQNPGSQFARQTPSPSLGTTPPIFPKQGSNQVAETSDNLTANLQQTDNQFHQFEPATTDQKLYTIFCIDDSPSVLNAIKSFLDEQMFSVIGVTDSLKALMEILRTKPDLILLDINMPHLDGYELCSLLRKHSQFKNTPVIMVTAKTGLIDRAKAKIVKASGYLTKPFTQGDLLKIIFQHMV